A window from Synergistaceae bacterium DZ-S4 encodes these proteins:
- the lpxI gene encoding UDP-2,3-diacylglucosamine diphosphatase LpxI (LpxI, functionally equivalent to LpxH, replaces it in LPS biosynthesis in a minority of bacteria.) — protein MENKIALIAGDGNLPVVIASRLTDMGTPPVVYSVREKVGDISKFALEVVNIVKPDIGSTIKDMKSRGVKKIIMAGLISKTLAFKPSLFDLTTQRFLASLVFRDDHSLLGALVDFLEKSGFEVMSYREIIPDLLAEPGYIAGRRPTTDEKADAEYGFSICRTLVPLSFGQTVVVNKRSVVAVEAMEGTDATLLRAGSLCTGGTVVKMMRLDQDERYDIPTVGPNTLRNMAQAKLTCLVLHAGWTLIMDPEEFRSVAEKEKIAVIGIEQCRSS, from the coding sequence ATGGAAAACAAGATCGCCCTGATAGCGGGAGACGGAAATCTGCCTGTAGTGATAGCCAGCAGGCTCACCGACATGGGGACGCCTCCGGTCGTTTACTCAGTCAGGGAGAAAGTTGGCGACATATCAAAATTCGCACTTGAAGTTGTAAATATTGTCAAGCCCGATATCGGATCCACCATTAAAGATATGAAGAGCCGCGGAGTAAAAAAAATAATAATGGCCGGACTCATATCCAAGACTCTCGCATTCAAGCCCTCACTTTTCGATCTTACCACGCAGAGATTTCTTGCGAGCCTTGTCTTCAGGGACGACCACTCATTGTTGGGAGCCCTTGTGGATTTTCTTGAAAAATCAGGATTCGAGGTCATGAGTTACAGGGAGATAATCCCGGACCTGCTTGCAGAGCCGGGATACATTGCAGGCAGAAGACCCACAACGGACGAGAAAGCTGATGCGGAGTATGGATTCTCTATCTGCAGGACCCTCGTACCCCTCTCTTTCGGACAGACCGTGGTCGTTAACAAACGTTCGGTCGTTGCCGTCGAAGCTATGGAGGGGACTGATGCCACGCTTCTGAGGGCCGGCTCTCTCTGCACCGGCGGAACAGTGGTGAAGATGATGAGGCTTGACCAGGATGAACGGTATGACATTCCGACCGTGGGACCCAACACGCTGAGGAACATGGCACAGGCAAAGCTTACCTGTCTTGTCCTGCATGCGGGATGGACTCTGATAATGGATCCGGAAGAGTTCCGTTCCGTTGCGGAAAAAGAAAAAATTGCCGTAATTGGTATTGAACAGTGTCGATCTTCCTGA
- a CDS encoding HD domain-containing protein codes for MFSADRTNEWFKGFTDDYKVRGALHPMLDLKLKHSRRVSAICSEIADSMGWDEYGDNWLAFTAGLLHDVGRFPQYSMYSTFFDSASVDHGDLGAEIITEKFEWEGIPENFRDNIIAAVRFHNKKTVPSDLKLGAYKWSCLVRDADKIDIYRMVEERMDNGTIYEMLPRHRMSEGLSPGLVEEIRETGTGSYSNARSLQDYRLIQLTWGCDLNFPISVATLKEEGIIERIREDLSPYGINNLVDKLVNRIYSMT; via the coding sequence GTGTTTTCTGCCGATAGGACAAATGAATGGTTCAAAGGTTTCACAGATGATTATAAGGTCAGAGGGGCACTTCACCCAATGCTTGATCTCAAGCTCAAACACAGCAGGAGGGTCTCTGCCATATGCTCTGAAATAGCAGACTCCATGGGATGGGACGAATACGGCGACAACTGGCTTGCATTTACCGCAGGGCTTCTGCACGATGTGGGAAGATTCCCACAGTACAGCATGTACAGCACATTCTTTGACAGCGCAAGCGTCGACCACGGAGACCTGGGGGCAGAAATAATAACGGAAAAGTTTGAGTGGGAGGGTATCCCTGAAAATTTCAGGGATAACATTATTGCCGCAGTCAGGTTCCACAACAAGAAAACAGTCCCTTCCGACCTTAAGCTCGGAGCGTATAAATGGTCATGCCTTGTCAGGGATGCAGACAAGATAGATATTTACAGAATGGTGGAAGAACGCATGGACAACGGCACTATCTATGAGATGCTGCCAAGGCACCGGATGTCCGAAGGGCTTTCACCCGGACTGGTTGAAGAAATAAGGGAGACCGGTACGGGCTCCTATTCAAATGCCAGATCCCTTCAGGACTACAGATTGATCCAGCTTACGTGGGGGTGTGACCTTAACTTCCCCATATCAGTTGCTACGTTAAAAGAAGAAGGGATAATAGAGAGGATCCGTGAAGACCTCAGCCCCTATGGAATAAACAACCTAGTTGATAAATTGGTAAACCGGATCTATTCTATGACATAA
- a CDS encoding Xaa-Pro peptidase family protein, which yields MSKGYIVKRAERLRKEMAKTGTDAFVVITDEGFNWETLYYLSGFRGTSGALVIYKDSAELILDGRYREQGETQSPHPVLAQKNSLTDDVIGSISAHGAQKILCEASKTSHATWEKLSSAKTTRWSDATHIISELRRSKDGHEAECIMKAGEIAAEAFLLTLESVMPGMTEKEFEALLNFHINKFGGETGFDMIVASGKRSSMPHGRATGKKMADGEWVTVDFGVRYMGYFCDITRNFSLGEPDQRAVHYHDILFSAHEAAAKALSPGAAGTDVYKTAFDVIESVGLGRYFTHGLGHGLGIEIHEPPYLSSKYSYELKPGDVVTVEPGIYIQGWGGLRLEDNYLIIDRGAKRLTEKLDQSFYRI from the coding sequence ATGAGTAAAGGCTATATAGTAAAGAGAGCTGAAAGGCTCAGGAAAGAGATGGCAAAAACCGGTACGGATGCCTTTGTCGTCATCACGGATGAGGGCTTCAACTGGGAGACCCTATACTACCTGAGCGGTTTCAGGGGAACATCAGGTGCGCTGGTGATATACAAGGATTCTGCGGAGCTCATACTTGACGGCAGGTACAGGGAACAGGGAGAGACCCAGTCGCCCCATCCGGTCCTTGCCCAAAAGAACAGCCTGACAGACGATGTTATTGGGAGCATATCCGCTCACGGAGCACAAAAGATCCTTTGCGAAGCATCAAAGACATCCCACGCCACATGGGAAAAGCTATCTTCAGCAAAAACGACCAGGTGGAGCGACGCGACCCACATCATATCCGAACTTAGACGCTCAAAGGACGGGCACGAGGCAGAATGTATCATGAAAGCCGGAGAGATAGCAGCAGAGGCCTTTTTGCTTACCCTTGAAAGCGTAATGCCCGGAATGACAGAGAAAGAGTTTGAGGCACTGCTCAATTTCCACATAAACAAATTTGGAGGCGAGACCGGATTCGACATGATAGTCGCATCAGGAAAAAGAAGCTCAATGCCTCACGGAAGGGCCACCGGAAAGAAAATGGCAGATGGCGAATGGGTAACTGTCGATTTTGGAGTGAGGTACATGGGGTACTTCTGTGACATAACAAGGAATTTTTCTTTGGGTGAACCAGATCAGCGCGCTGTACATTATCATGACATCCTGTTCAGTGCCCACGAGGCCGCAGCCAAGGCTCTCTCTCCGGGGGCCGCGGGAACGGATGTATATAAGACGGCTTTCGATGTCATAGAATCCGTGGGACTTGGCAGATACTTTACTCATGGACTGGGGCACGGTCTTGGGATCGAGATCCATGAGCCGCCTTATCTTTCCTCTAAATATTCATACGAACTGAAACCGGGAGATGTGGTCACTGTAGAACCCGGGATATATATTCAAGGCTGGGGAGGATTGAGATTGGAAGACAATTATCTTATAATTGACAGAGGAGCAAAGAGGCTTACAGAAAAACTTGATCAGTCTTTCTACCGTATTTGA
- the lpxB gene encoding lipid-A-disaccharide synthase: MSIFLSSGEASGDHYTASVARELHRLGYKGDIWGMGGKEPREAGVRVEWPGEELQLLGIAEVLSSIPSLYRQLNDMAERIMKEGPESVVIADSPDFNIRLVQKLRSKGYKGRVFYISPPTVWAWRSGRVKKIAAVVDECFPLFRFEHEFLLKNGCSSYWTGHPMTEEFADRAALAGNLPESLRDDKRLVAFLPGSRGVEIKNLLPLMEKAASELKERGWRPVFSIAPGLNEKKRRAMKEHLEGNKFDLYTGPGRDLLAASYCSVAASGTVAVEAMMLGCYMVVAYRLSSFSAFVARLLVRTKYYTIPNILLDAELFPELMQEEATPKNLVRETMRWLEGDDDFKAGIGRKMELARKMLGETGVCESWAKRIMGAA; this comes from the coding sequence GTGTCGATCTTCCTGAGTTCGGGAGAGGCATCCGGAGACCACTACACGGCCTCTGTTGCCAGGGAGCTGCACAGGCTCGGCTATAAAGGAGATATATGGGGCATGGGAGGCAAAGAGCCCAGAGAGGCCGGAGTGAGGGTCGAATGGCCCGGAGAAGAGCTTCAGCTCCTAGGCATAGCAGAGGTCCTCTCATCAATACCCTCGCTGTACAGACAGCTCAATGATATGGCGGAGAGAATAATGAAGGAGGGGCCAGAAAGCGTCGTTATAGCCGACAGCCCTGACTTCAACATACGGCTGGTGCAGAAGCTGAGGTCAAAGGGATATAAAGGGAGGGTATTTTACATCTCTCCGCCTACTGTATGGGCCTGGAGAAGCGGTCGTGTCAAAAAGATCGCTGCTGTAGTCGATGAGTGTTTTCCGCTTTTCAGGTTTGAGCATGAATTTCTTTTGAAAAACGGCTGCAGCAGCTATTGGACCGGACATCCCATGACAGAGGAATTTGCTGACAGGGCTGCGCTGGCGGGCAATCTTCCGGAAAGCCTCAGGGATGACAAAAGGCTTGTGGCGTTTCTTCCGGGAAGCAGGGGAGTCGAGATAAAGAACCTTCTGCCGCTGATGGAGAAAGCAGCCTCTGAACTTAAAGAGAGGGGATGGCGGCCGGTCTTTTCGATCGCCCCAGGTCTGAATGAGAAGAAAAGAAGAGCGATGAAAGAGCATCTTGAAGGCAATAAATTTGACTTATATACAGGTCCGGGGAGGGATCTCCTCGCCGCCTCGTATTGTTCTGTAGCAGCAAGCGGGACCGTGGCAGTCGAGGCAATGATGCTGGGCTGTTACATGGTAGTGGCATACAGGCTGAGCTCATTCTCGGCATTTGTGGCAAGGCTCCTTGTAAGAACAAAATATTACACTATCCCCAATATACTTCTTGACGCCGAACTCTTCCCGGAACTGATGCAGGAAGAGGCGACGCCGAAAAATCTTGTCAGGGAGACCATGAGGTGGCTTGAGGGCGACGATGATTTTAAGGCCGGAATTGGCCGGAAGATGGAGCTTGCAAGGAAGATGCTTGGGGAGACGGGAGTCTGCGAATCATGGGCGAAAAGGATAATGGGGGCGGCATGA
- a CDS encoding rubredoxin — protein MKKYLCTVCGYVYDPEAGDPDAGVAPGTPFEEIPDDWACPVCGVGKDMFEAQ, from the coding sequence ATGAAAAAGTATTTGTGCACCGTTTGCGGTTATGTTTATGATCCGGAAGCAGGAGATCCTGATGCAGGAGTCGCCCCTGGAACGCCATTTGAGGAGATCCCTGATGACTGGGCCTGCCCTGTATGCGGTGTAGGCAAGGATATGTTCGAAGCTCAATAA
- a CDS encoding ZIP family metal transporter: MDWFVGASAPVQALLAGCFTWGLTALGASGVYLAKRPDQKVLDVMLGFAGGVMIAASFWSLLAPAISISEELGYPGWLPPFIGFLLGGISMRLLDMLMPHLHPGMAETSPDGPPSRMRRTTLLILAITLHNIPEGMAVGVAFGAIGLMPEATIAGAVALALGIGLQNFPEGLAVSMPLRREGLSRNKAFLFGQLSAVVEPVFALLGAVLVQIARPVLPYALAYAAGAMIFVVVEEVVPESQSSGNGDLATMGVLFGFAVMMVLDVALG, from the coding sequence ATGGATTGGTTTGTGGGAGCTTCAGCTCCGGTACAGGCATTATTGGCAGGCTGCTTTACATGGGGGCTGACGGCATTGGGCGCATCGGGAGTTTATCTTGCGAAAAGGCCCGATCAGAAGGTTCTTGACGTAATGCTGGGGTTTGCCGGAGGAGTTATGATAGCAGCCAGCTTCTGGTCACTTCTCGCCCCGGCAATATCGATATCCGAAGAGCTGGGATATCCCGGATGGCTGCCCCCCTTCATCGGATTCCTTCTCGGAGGCATCTCAATGAGGCTTCTTGACATGCTTATGCCGCACCTTCACCCCGGAATGGCAGAGACTTCCCCTGACGGTCCCCCGTCAAGGATGAGAAGGACCACTCTTCTTATCCTGGCAATAACTTTGCACAATATACCGGAAGGAATGGCCGTAGGGGTAGCCTTCGGAGCCATAGGCCTCATGCCCGAAGCGACAATTGCAGGGGCAGTGGCTCTTGCATTGGGGATAGGGCTCCAGAACTTTCCGGAAGGGCTTGCCGTATCCATGCCGCTCCGCCGGGAGGGACTCAGCAGGAATAAGGCATTTTTATTCGGCCAGCTTTCCGCAGTAGTCGAACCAGTATTTGCCCTGCTCGGTGCGGTCCTGGTGCAGATAGCCCGCCCTGTCCTTCCCTATGCTCTGGCTTATGCTGCCGGTGCTATGATATTTGTTGTGGTCGAAGAGGTCGTTCCGGAATCACAATCCAGCGGAAACGGAGACCTCGCGACCATGGGGGTCCTCTTCGGCTTTGCCGTGATGATGGTACTGGATGTAGCCCTGGGATGA
- a CDS encoding AIR synthase-related protein: MDEIKKLPSGKLSPKALERNVLRYVGAERKELLIGPAVGEDAAVIEWPRGKYLVFSSDPIVGAEKGAGRLLVRINSNDIASKGGDPAYLAVTLILPPSWGEEGAARIMKEIHEECLAQGIAVAGGHTEFNDRYERPVIMGALIGTADRVLRAGDLRPGDALIATKHIGIEGMSILASDKPELLKHFMSESETEELLSWAEKTSVLEESKALREIAKFMHDPTEGGFMGGVGEISSLSGLQAEIDYSSVPVHPLTKRAAEKLGFDPLRLIASGSLLAAVPEDRTAEALEQLAKTGIEAAVVGSMGDRLVKPVPEPSEELWRLLKMEGPEYE, from the coding sequence GTGGACGAAATTAAAAAACTCCCATCAGGGAAACTTTCTCCGAAGGCTCTTGAACGCAACGTTCTGCGCTATGTCGGGGCAGAGAGAAAGGAACTTCTCATAGGCCCGGCAGTTGGTGAGGACGCAGCGGTCATAGAATGGCCAAGAGGAAAGTATCTGGTCTTTTCATCCGACCCGATCGTCGGAGCTGAAAAAGGCGCTGGAAGGCTGCTTGTCCGGATCAACTCCAATGATATCGCATCAAAGGGAGGAGACCCGGCATATCTTGCAGTTACGCTCATCCTTCCTCCTTCATGGGGAGAGGAGGGGGCGGCACGTATAATGAAAGAGATACATGAGGAATGCCTCGCCCAGGGGATCGCTGTCGCCGGAGGCCATACGGAATTCAACGACAGATACGAGAGACCGGTCATTATGGGAGCCTTAATAGGAACAGCAGACAGGGTGCTTAGAGCCGGCGACCTCCGTCCGGGAGATGCCCTTATCGCCACTAAGCATATAGGAATAGAGGGGATGTCAATACTTGCCTCGGACAAGCCTGAGCTTCTGAAACACTTCATGTCGGAGTCCGAGACAGAAGAACTTCTATCCTGGGCTGAAAAGACTTCTGTGCTTGAAGAGTCAAAAGCCTTGAGAGAAATAGCGAAGTTCATGCACGATCCGACAGAGGGCGGCTTCATGGGAGGAGTCGGGGAGATATCCTCGCTTAGCGGACTTCAGGCTGAGATAGACTACTCTTCCGTGCCTGTCCATCCCCTGACAAAAAGAGCCGCGGAGAAGCTTGGATTCGACCCCCTGCGGCTGATAGCTTCCGGCAGCCTTCTCGCTGCCGTGCCTGAAGACAGGACGGCGGAGGCACTGGAGCAACTTGCAAAGACAGGCATTGAGGCAGCTGTAGTCGGCTCAATGGGAGATAGGTTGGTGAAGCCTGTTCCTGAACCGTCCGAAGAGTTGTGGAGACTTCTCAAGATGGAAGGACCTGAGTATGAGTAA
- a CDS encoding epoxyqueuosine reductase QueH, which produces MDENKKLILHICCAPDATVPGEELLKEGYRTIGFFYGSNIHPEEEFIKRADAVRSLCRIKGMDCHIMGYDPQTWISLTEGFASEPEGGKRCPLCFELQLGAAARYAVKIEAGCLTTTLTISPHKDPQVINKIGEKVASEHGLQWIHRVWRKNDGFKRSVEESKLLGLYRQDHCGCIYSIRNR; this is translated from the coding sequence ATGGATGAAAACAAGAAACTGATCCTCCATATATGCTGTGCTCCGGATGCCACCGTTCCTGGTGAAGAGCTTCTGAAAGAGGGGTATCGGACAATTGGGTTTTTCTATGGCAGCAACATACACCCGGAGGAAGAGTTCATCAAAAGGGCAGATGCTGTCAGATCTCTCTGCCGCATAAAAGGGATGGACTGCCACATTATGGGATATGATCCGCAAACGTGGATCTCACTTACAGAAGGATTTGCTTCAGAGCCGGAGGGTGGCAAAAGATGCCCTCTCTGCTTTGAACTCCAGCTGGGGGCAGCAGCCAGATACGCCGTGAAGATTGAAGCAGGCTGCCTGACGACCACACTTACAATAAGTCCTCATAAGGATCCGCAAGTTATAAATAAAATTGGCGAAAAGGTTGCATCTGAGCATGGTCTGCAATGGATCCACAGGGTTTGGCGAAAAAATGATGGGTTCAAACGCTCGGTAGAGGAAAGCAAATTGCTGGGACTTTACAGACAGGATCACTGCGGATGTATCTATTCGATCAGGAACAGGTGA
- a CDS encoding tRNA (adenine-N1)-methyltransferase, whose protein sequence is MIQAGDLVFIWNPKKGDNFLIKVTPGMSQGTHFGQIKHTELMEREYGEGIVTPKREVYYLLRPTLAGYTRRIKRQTQIVFPKDAGFILQHLNIFPGCTVVECGTGSGSLCCTFAHFVGDEGKVCTYDRREEFSALAKKNAEKWGVAHRIEFNVRSLDDGFKERNANAVFLDVPTPWEYIDKAYEALAPGNHLGILVPTTNQVSDTIVRLNEFGFADIQVVELMLRYYKTEPNRIRPEDVMIGHTGYLIFAVKTLPLREEVTADTENDEAEADPEAEGTEEDQK, encoded by the coding sequence ATGATACAGGCGGGAGATCTGGTATTTATCTGGAACCCTAAAAAAGGGGACAATTTCCTCATAAAAGTGACTCCGGGGATGTCGCAGGGGACACATTTTGGGCAGATCAAACACACAGAGCTTATGGAACGCGAGTACGGCGAGGGGATCGTTACTCCCAAAAGAGAGGTATATTACCTGCTGAGGCCTACCCTTGCCGGATACACGAGGAGAATCAAGAGGCAGACCCAGATCGTCTTTCCGAAAGACGCCGGGTTTATACTCCAGCACCTGAACATCTTTCCTGGCTGTACGGTCGTTGAGTGCGGTACAGGCTCGGGAAGCCTCTGCTGTACTTTCGCCCACTTCGTGGGTGACGAAGGCAAGGTATGCACCTATGACCGGAGAGAGGAATTTTCGGCGCTTGCAAAGAAGAACGCCGAAAAATGGGGAGTTGCCCACCGGATCGAGTTCAACGTAAGGTCCCTCGATGATGGCTTCAAGGAGAGGAATGCAAACGCGGTATTCCTCGATGTTCCGACTCCATGGGAGTACATAGACAAGGCATATGAGGCGCTTGCGCCGGGGAACCACCTCGGGATACTTGTGCCGACAACGAACCAGGTCTCAGATACCATTGTCAGGCTCAATGAATTCGGATTTGCCGACATTCAGGTAGTCGAACTCATGCTGCGCTACTATAAGACCGAACCGAACCGCATAAGGCCGGAAGATGTCATGATCGGACACACCGGCTATCTGATATTTGCGGTCAAGACCCTCCCATTGAGGGAAGAGGTCACTGCAGACACAGAAAATGACGAGGCTGAAGCCGATCCCGAAGCCGAAGGAACCGAGGAGGATCAGAAATAA
- a CDS encoding transketolase translates to MDPTTEMRNFKAAKITPEMTSELKERARKGRVWSVIATSAAKSGHPGGALSSMDIYMTLLASADVTPNKSDCMERDRIVISHGHTSAGFYSALAAYGFFKPEEMYSNFRRTCSPFQGHVERDVPGVDWGTGNLGQGLAAGVGFALAARARGSNSRTWVVMGDGEQVKGQVAEARRIAAKEKLSSLTVLVDWNDIQISGRIEEVMPVNIPDLWKADGWHVIECDGHSYSQIYDAMRRAAAHEGCFVILCRTVMGKGVSFMQNIPDYHGKAASGEDLATALRELGADMEMFEKALEIRKGDLPKGRKAEVCIPDLDTGTPLTYTKDDKKDNRGAFGKALAQVGELNYKKEGRTPIIVFDCDLAGSVKVDGFAKACPDNFIQAGIQEHSTATVAGAASAAGVVSLWAGFGVFGADEVYNQQRLNDINKASAKTVLTHTGLDVGEDGMTHQCIDYVGLFRNTFGWKVIVPADPNQTDRATRWMLKEPGNVCMAMGRSVLPVLLKEDGTPFYGEGYTFTYGDVDVLREGKDAAILSMGHFAGRALAAHDLLAAEGISVKVLHCASPLGMDAGKLFDLVGDMPLITCEDHHVNTGIGSIAAMMAARAGKALTMVNLGVTHYGCSGPGNEVMAEMKLSPKDISEAVKGSLK, encoded by the coding sequence ATGGATCCGACAACAGAAATGAGAAACTTCAAAGCTGCTAAGATCACCCCGGAAATGACATCTGAACTTAAGGAAAGGGCGCGTAAAGGAAGAGTATGGTCGGTAATAGCGACCTCGGCCGCAAAGAGCGGACATCCCGGCGGAGCGCTTTCTTCAATGGACATATACATGACGCTTCTTGCCTCTGCCGATGTCACACCGAATAAGTCAGACTGCATGGAACGCGACAGGATAGTAATAAGCCACGGTCACACATCTGCAGGATTTTACTCGGCGCTTGCCGCATACGGATTTTTCAAGCCGGAAGAGATGTATTCAAATTTCAGACGTACCTGCAGCCCTTTCCAGGGGCATGTTGAGAGGGATGTCCCCGGAGTTGACTGGGGGACAGGCAACCTGGGACAGGGTCTTGCGGCGGGAGTCGGTTTCGCGCTTGCGGCCAGGGCCCGCGGATCAAACTCCAGGACATGGGTCGTGATGGGCGACGGGGAGCAGGTAAAGGGGCAGGTGGCCGAAGCCAGAAGGATCGCCGCGAAGGAAAAGCTGAGCAGCCTGACGGTACTTGTCGACTGGAATGACATACAGATCAGCGGACGCATTGAGGAAGTTATGCCCGTGAACATCCCGGATCTCTGGAAGGCCGACGGATGGCATGTCATTGAGTGCGACGGACACTCATACTCACAGATATATGACGCGATGAGACGCGCTGCCGCACATGAGGGATGCTTCGTCATACTCTGCAGGACAGTCATGGGAAAAGGTGTCTCATTCATGCAGAACATTCCGGATTACCACGGCAAGGCGGCCTCAGGCGAAGATCTTGCTACGGCACTCCGTGAACTCGGCGCAGATATGGAGATGTTCGAGAAGGCGCTCGAGATCAGAAAGGGAGATCTTCCCAAAGGACGCAAGGCGGAGGTGTGCATACCGGACTTGGATACGGGGACTCCTCTGACATATACGAAAGACGACAAAAAGGACAACAGGGGCGCATTCGGAAAAGCCCTGGCCCAGGTAGGCGAACTCAATTACAAAAAAGAGGGGCGTACTCCGATAATAGTCTTTGACTGCGACCTGGCGGGATCTGTTAAAGTTGACGGTTTTGCAAAGGCATGTCCCGATAATTTCATACAGGCAGGCATCCAGGAACACTCGACGGCGACAGTTGCGGGAGCGGCATCTGCGGCCGGAGTCGTTTCCCTGTGGGCGGGTTTCGGCGTTTTCGGCGCAGATGAAGTCTACAACCAGCAGAGGCTGAACGACATCAACAAGGCATCGGCAAAAACTGTCCTCACCCACACTGGGCTCGATGTCGGCGAAGACGGGATGACCCACCAGTGCATTGATTACGTCGGCCTCTTCCGCAACACTTTTGGATGGAAGGTCATTGTCCCTGCGGATCCCAACCAGACGGACAGGGCCACAAGATGGATGCTGAAGGAACCCGGCAATGTCTGTATGGCAATGGGCAGGAGCGTACTCCCCGTCCTTCTGAAAGAGGACGGTACACCATTCTACGGAGAAGGCTATACTTTCACATATGGCGATGTAGATGTTCTGAGAGAGGGGAAGGATGCGGCAATACTTTCAATGGGACATTTCGCCGGCCGTGCGCTGGCAGCGCATGATCTTCTTGCGGCGGAAGGGATCAGCGTGAAAGTCCTTCACTGTGCTTCTCCCCTTGGAATGGATGCAGGGAAACTCTTCGACCTTGTCGGAGATATGCCTCTTATCACCTGCGAAGACCATCATGTCAACACCGGAATAGGATCCATAGCGGCAATGATGGCAGCCCGTGCAGGCAAGGCTCTCACGATGGTAAATCTTGGCGTGACCCACTATGGGTGCTCAGGCCCCGGCAATGAGGTGATGGCGGAGATGAAACTCTCTCCGAAGGACATATCCGAAGCTGTAAAAGGATCGCTGAAATAG